In Halobaculum magnesiiphilum, the following proteins share a genomic window:
- the mutS gene encoding DNA mismatch repair protein MutS → MLDRREELTPMLAQYVEVAERYDDAIVLFRVGDFYKAFCEAADEVARVCELTRIEREDSTGTYTACGIPVDNAPKYLKRLLDAEYRVAVADQVEDPEEASGLVERAVTQVLTPGTVVEEELLAEGSNTYVACVASEAEGTEASARTGSGATREDEDQNDPAYGVAYVDVSTGECAVTAGDAAAVDEELARIDPAELLVAPGVDPAVVDGADCMRTERDPETFDPEAARGVLDRYADPDRFDAAERVAAGALLSYAEYTQGDDGPLEYVRRVRRYDPRRSLRLDATALRGLELFENHVGSGRTLFDTLDETRSALGRRRLRAWLRRPLVDREAIEARHDAVAAFAERTLAREAVRDALSAAYDLERLAGRISRGRANARDLRSLYDTLAAVPDIREAIGGVDALAEVRGDLDPLDDLRELIDEAVVEEPPQEITEGGVIRAGYDGELDEIRTTAREGREWIANLEERERERTGIDNLEVGYTQVHGYYIEVTNGQLEKVPDDYTRRQTLKNSERFYTPELKRREDEILGAEERADALEYELFADLRDRVADESDRIGALADAVARVDALAALATAAVQRDYVRPEMGADGIALDRSRHPVVEETEPEFVPNDAALPRGTVALITGPNMSGKSTYMRQVALAVVLAQAGSFVPADAARLPVVDRVFTRVGASDDIAGGESTFMREMRELTDVLHDATGDSLVLLDEVGRGTSTADGRAIARAAVEFLHDETGATTLFATHYHELTDLADEYERVVNRHFAATERDGVRGSEAPASQPETPRVSGDEVTFLHRIREGAASSSYGVEVAELAGVPESVVARAHDLVAADRDRDEGEPTVDAGSGSGSGSAGATPQRTLDEISTNGHGHGDDGGDAPSADPEPPAVRDDAVADLLADLLDHPLAETTPLEALNALHEYQRRAEEAANADDAGERA, encoded by the coding sequence TTCCGCGTCGGCGACTTCTACAAGGCGTTCTGCGAGGCCGCCGACGAGGTCGCCCGCGTCTGCGAGCTCACCCGGATCGAACGCGAGGACTCCACCGGCACCTACACCGCCTGCGGCATCCCCGTCGACAACGCCCCGAAGTACCTGAAGCGCCTGCTCGACGCCGAGTACCGCGTCGCCGTCGCCGACCAGGTGGAGGACCCCGAGGAGGCCTCCGGCCTCGTCGAGCGCGCGGTCACGCAGGTGCTCACCCCCGGCACCGTCGTCGAGGAGGAGTTACTCGCCGAGGGGTCGAACACCTACGTCGCCTGTGTCGCGAGCGAGGCCGAGGGAACCGAGGCCTCGGCCCGAACGGGGAGCGGAGCGACCCGTGAGGACGAGGACCAGAACGACCCCGCCTACGGCGTCGCGTACGTCGACGTGTCGACCGGCGAATGCGCCGTCACCGCCGGCGACGCGGCCGCCGTCGACGAGGAACTCGCGCGGATCGACCCCGCCGAACTCCTCGTCGCCCCCGGCGTCGACCCCGCCGTCGTCGACGGCGCCGACTGCATGCGAACCGAACGCGACCCGGAGACGTTCGACCCCGAGGCCGCCCGCGGGGTGCTCGACCGCTACGCCGACCCCGACCGGTTCGACGCCGCCGAGCGCGTCGCCGCCGGCGCGCTGCTGTCGTACGCCGAGTACACCCAGGGCGACGACGGCCCCCTGGAGTACGTCCGTCGCGTGCGGCGGTACGACCCCCGGCGCTCGCTGCGCCTCGATGCGACCGCGCTCAGGGGGCTGGAGCTGTTCGAGAACCACGTCGGGTCCGGGCGGACGCTGTTCGACACGCTCGACGAGACGCGCTCGGCGCTGGGCCGTCGGCGCCTGCGCGCGTGGCTTCGTCGACCGCTCGTCGACCGCGAGGCGATCGAGGCGCGCCACGACGCGGTCGCGGCGTTCGCCGAACGCACGCTCGCCCGCGAGGCGGTTCGCGACGCCCTCTCGGCCGCCTACGATCTGGAACGGCTCGCGGGGCGGATCTCCCGGGGGCGCGCGAACGCCCGCGACCTCCGGTCGCTCTACGACACGCTCGCGGCGGTGCCCGACATCCGCGAGGCGATCGGCGGCGTCGACGCGCTGGCCGAGGTTCGCGGTGACCTCGACCCGCTCGACGACCTCCGTGAGCTGATCGACGAGGCCGTCGTCGAGGAGCCCCCCCAGGAGATCACCGAGGGCGGCGTGATCCGCGCGGGCTACGACGGGGAACTCGACGAGATCCGGACGACCGCCCGCGAGGGACGCGAGTGGATCGCGAACCTGGAGGAGCGCGAGCGCGAGCGCACCGGCATCGACAACCTGGAGGTGGGGTACACACAGGTCCACGGCTACTACATCGAGGTGACGAACGGGCAGCTCGAGAAGGTGCCCGACGACTACACCCGCCGCCAGACGCTGAAGAACTCCGAGCGCTTCTACACGCCCGAGCTGAAGCGCCGCGAGGACGAGATCCTCGGCGCCGAGGAGCGCGCCGACGCCCTGGAGTACGAGCTGTTCGCCGACCTGCGCGACCGGGTCGCCGACGAGTCCGACCGGATCGGCGCGCTCGCGGACGCCGTCGCCCGCGTCGACGCGCTCGCGGCGCTCGCGACCGCAGCCGTCCAGCGCGACTACGTCCGCCCGGAGATGGGCGCCGACGGGATCGCGCTCGATCGCTCGCGACACCCGGTCGTCGAGGAGACGGAGCCGGAGTTCGTCCCGAACGACGCCGCCCTCCCGCGGGGGACCGTCGCGCTGATCACCGGCCCGAACATGAGCGGGAAGTCGACGTACATGCGCCAGGTGGCGCTCGCGGTCGTGCTCGCGCAGGCCGGCTCGTTTGTCCCCGCCGACGCCGCGCGCCTCCCGGTGGTCGACCGGGTGTTCACCCGCGTCGGCGCCAGCGACGACATCGCCGGCGGCGAGTCGACGTTCATGCGCGAGATGCGCGAGCTGACCGACGTGCTCCACGACGCGACCGGCGACTCGCTGGTCCTGCTCGACGAGGTGGGCCGCGGCACCTCGACGGCCGACGGCCGGGCCATCGCCCGCGCGGCCGTCGAGTTCCTCCACGACGAGACCGGCGCGACGACCCTCTTCGCGACCCACTACCACGAACTCACGGATCTGGCGGACGAGTACGAGCGCGTCGTCAACCGCCACTTCGCGGCGACCGAGCGCGACGGCGTTCGCGGGAGCGAAGCTCCCGCGAGCCAACCAGAAACGCCCCGCGTTTCTGGTGACGAGGTGACGTTCCTCCACCGGATCCGCGAGGGGGCCGCCTCCTCGTCGTACGGCGTCGAGGTCGCCGAGCTGGCGGGCGTTCCCGAGTCCGTCGTCGCCCGCGCGCACGACCTCGTCGCCGCCGACCGCGACCGCGACGAGGGAGAACCGACAGTCGACGCCGGGTCCGGGTCCGGGTCCGGGTCCGCCGGGGCGACACCCCAGCGCACGCTCGACGAGATTTCGACGAACGGGCACGGCCACGGCGACGACGGCGGCGACGCGCCGTCCGCCGACCCCGAACCGCCCGCCGTCCGCGACGACGCCGTCGCCGACCTGCTCGCGGACCTCCTCGACCACCCGCTCGCGGAGACGACGCCCTTGGAGGCGCTGAACGCGCTGCACGAGTACCAGCGCCGCGCCGAGGAGGCCGCGAACGCCGACGACGCGGGTGAGAGGGCGTGA